From the Amycolatopsis thermoflava N1165 genome, one window contains:
- a CDS encoding fluoride efflux transporter FluC, whose translation MAAVAIGGGIGALARYELTTTWPTVPGQFPWTTFFVNVTGCLLIGVLMVLVTEVRVAHHLVRPFLGVGVLGGFTTFSTYTVEIHGLLKPGSAGMALAYLGGTLLTAGLAVLTGVAVTRRLAGR comes from the coding sequence GTGGCGGCCGTGGCGATCGGCGGTGGGATCGGTGCGCTGGCCAGATACGAACTGACCACCACCTGGCCGACAGTGCCGGGCCAGTTCCCGTGGACGACGTTCTTCGTCAACGTCACCGGCTGCCTCCTGATCGGCGTCCTGATGGTGCTGGTCACCGAGGTCCGCGTGGCGCACCACCTGGTCCGGCCCTTCCTCGGGGTCGGCGTCCTCGGCGGGTTCACCACGTTTTCCACCTACACGGTGGAAATCCACGGACTGCTGAAGCCGGGCTCGGCGGGCATGGCGCTCGCCTACCTCGGCGGAACGCTTCTGACCGCTGGGCTCGCCGTCCTCACCGGGGTCGCCGTCACGCGCCGGCTGGCAGGCCGATGA
- the crcB gene encoding fluoride efflux transporter CrcB: MTAVLVIAGAMIGAPLRYLTDRAVRARHGGPFPWGTLLVNLAGCLVLGGLTGAGAALPAPLFALLGTGFCGALTTYSTFSYETLRLVEQKAYFYAVMNIVLSVAAGVGGAYVGFAAVQAFVAM, encoded by the coding sequence ATGACGGCTGTCCTCGTCATCGCCGGCGCGATGATCGGCGCACCCCTGCGCTACCTCACCGACCGTGCCGTGCGGGCACGGCACGGTGGCCCGTTCCCGTGGGGCACGCTGCTGGTCAACCTGGCCGGCTGCCTGGTCCTCGGGGGCCTCACCGGTGCCGGCGCCGCGCTGCCCGCCCCGCTGTTCGCGCTGCTCGGCACCGGTTTCTGCGGCGCGCTGACCACATACAGCACGTTCAGCTACGAGACGTTGCGGCTGGTCGAGCAGAAGGCGTACTTCTACGCGGTGATGAACATCGTGCTCAGCGTCGCCGCCGGGGTCGGTGGCGCGTATGTCGGATTTGCCGCTGTGCAGGCGTTTGTGGCGATGTGA
- a CDS encoding dienelactone hydrolase family protein — translation MTDAMRAETVRITGHGGDEIKAYLATPLDPAPRGGVVVIHHMPGYDEATKEIVRRFAVHGYHAICPNLYWREAPGADPDDAAATARAQGGVPDERLVGDVEGAANHLKGLDGANGKIGVIGYCSGGRQTFLTACSIRIDAAVDCYGAFVVNDPPPQMAGMKPLLGLAPQLSCPLLGLFGAEDKFPSPEEVATLSAELDRLGKPHEFHTYDGAGHGFFSVDRPSYRPEAAVDGWRRVFDFFGKHLV, via the coding sequence ATGACCGATGCGATGCGGGCCGAGACCGTCAGGATCACCGGGCACGGTGGCGACGAGATCAAGGCCTACCTGGCCACGCCACTGGACCCGGCGCCACGCGGTGGGGTCGTGGTGATCCACCACATGCCCGGCTACGACGAGGCGACCAAGGAGATCGTGCGGCGCTTCGCCGTCCACGGCTACCACGCCATCTGCCCCAACCTCTACTGGCGCGAGGCGCCGGGCGCGGACCCCGACGACGCCGCCGCGACCGCCCGCGCCCAGGGCGGCGTCCCGGACGAGCGGCTCGTCGGTGACGTCGAGGGCGCGGCGAACCACCTGAAGGGGCTGGACGGCGCCAACGGCAAGATCGGCGTGATCGGCTACTGCTCCGGCGGGCGGCAGACGTTCCTCACCGCGTGCAGCATCCGGATCGACGCCGCGGTCGACTGCTACGGCGCGTTCGTGGTCAACGACCCGCCGCCGCAGATGGCCGGGATGAAGCCGCTGCTGGGGCTCGCGCCGCAGCTGTCGTGCCCGCTGCTCGGGCTGTTCGGCGCCGAGGACAAGTTCCCCTCGCCCGAGGAGGTCGCGACCCTGTCCGCGGAGCTCGACCGGCTGGGCAAACCACACGAGTTCCACACCTACGACGGCGCGGGGCACGGGTTCTTTTCCGTCGACCGGCCCAGCTACCGCCCGGAGGCCGCGGTCGACGGGTGGCGGCGGGTCTTCGACTTCTTCGGCAAGCACCTGGTGTGA
- a CDS encoding DUF6295 family protein: MCTYLTEQIEIDGSGKSARGWIPLTHASVYVDHPTHAQYAHTVNIDFLNPAEGPSARVPVELTEEAALALADAIHRAIASAPKGLASAKQPM, from the coding sequence ATGTGCACCTACCTGACCGAGCAGATCGAGATCGACGGCAGCGGCAAGTCGGCGCGGGGGTGGATCCCGCTGACGCACGCCTCGGTGTACGTCGACCACCCGACGCACGCGCAGTACGCGCACACGGTGAACATCGACTTCCTCAACCCGGCGGAGGGGCCGTCGGCGCGGGTGCCGGTGGAGCTGACCGAGGAGGCCGCGCTGGCACTGGCGGACGCGATCCACCGGGCGATCGCCTCCGCACCGAAGGGGCTGGCCTCGGCGAAGCAGCCGATGTGA
- a CDS encoding GNAT family N-acetyltransferase, which yields MSVEDGLPTVAEYRALRAAVGWPSPDEDVCRAALDGSVHGVVARGGSGLAGMARLVGDGAMYLLIVDVVVHPDHQGAGLGRRMVERLVRVAGTRRVQLVAAGEVVPFYERLGFTCESSHLMVYRTLG from the coding sequence GTGAGCGTCGAGGACGGGCTGCCCACCGTGGCGGAGTACCGCGCGCTGCGGGCCGCGGTGGGCTGGCCGTCGCCGGACGAAGACGTGTGCCGGGCCGCGCTGGACGGCTCGGTGCACGGCGTGGTGGCGCGCGGCGGGTCCGGGCTCGCCGGGATGGCGCGGCTGGTCGGCGACGGCGCGATGTACCTGCTGATCGTCGACGTGGTGGTGCACCCCGATCACCAGGGCGCGGGCCTGGGCAGGCGGATGGTCGAACGGCTGGTGCGGGTCGCGGGCACCCGGCGTGTGCAACTCGTGGCGGCGGGCGAGGTCGTGCCGTTCTACGAGCGGCTGGGATTCACCTGTGAGTCCAGCCATCTCATGGTGTACCGCACTCTGGGATGA